The proteins below come from a single Gordonia pseudamarae genomic window:
- the purQ gene encoding phosphoribosylformylglycinamidine synthase subunit PurQ, which yields MAVRIGVITFPGTLDDVDAARAARLAGAEPVALWHGDDDLKGVDAVIVPGGFSYGDYLRAGAIARFAPVMQSVVDAAGKGMPVLGICNGFQILCEAGLLPGALIRNEGLHFICRDEWLRVESNTTAWTGRFERGAEILIPLKSGEGRFVAPQRKLEELEGEGRIVFTYAGGNPNGSTLNIAGITDETGRVVGLMPHPEHATEALTGPSDDGLGLFYSAIDSVLAAV from the coding sequence ATGGCAGTGCGTATCGGTGTGATCACCTTCCCCGGAACTCTCGACGACGTCGACGCCGCACGGGCCGCGCGTCTGGCCGGTGCCGAGCCGGTCGCGCTGTGGCACGGCGACGACGATCTCAAAGGGGTCGACGCGGTCATCGTGCCCGGCGGCTTCTCCTACGGCGACTATCTGCGGGCCGGCGCCATCGCCCGGTTCGCGCCGGTGATGCAGTCCGTGGTCGACGCCGCGGGCAAGGGCATGCCGGTCCTGGGTATCTGCAACGGCTTCCAGATCCTGTGCGAGGCCGGTCTGCTGCCCGGTGCCCTCATCCGCAACGAGGGCCTGCACTTCATCTGCCGCGACGAATGGCTGCGCGTGGAGTCGAACACCACCGCCTGGACCGGACGGTTCGAGCGCGGTGCGGAGATCCTGATCCCGCTCAAGTCGGGTGAGGGCCGCTTCGTGGCGCCGCAGCGCAAACTCGAAGAGCTCGAGGGCGAGGGCCGCATCGTGTTCACCTACGCGGGCGGCAACCCCAACGGATCAACCCTGAACATCGCCGGTATCACCGATGAGACCGGCCGCGTTGTCGGGCTCATGCCGCACCCCGAGCACGCCACCGAGGCGCTGACCGGGCCGAGCGACGACGGTCTGGGCCTGTTCTACTCGGCCATCGACTCCGTTCTCGCCGCAGTCTGA
- a CDS encoding DUF305 domain-containing protein produces the protein MGRERPAVPRTAVLAVGASAIAVLLLAVGAVVGAAWQSRDNDRAPTMSAVDVGFAQDMSVHHDQAILLAGTVAGLPGVGPEITGLATRIITAQTAENATLRGWLTWFGKPLTATDPMSWMSVTDDDPGSGHGHHGTVTRTTVPSAAADQGPAMTGMASTADISRLADLTGRAAEVWFLQLMIRHHQGGLQMAKAAHNNDEVSPTVKRTAYEMMTDQGQEISQMTMLLEARGARPLPG, from the coding sequence ATGGGCCGGGAACGGCCGGCAGTCCCCAGAACAGCGGTGCTCGCGGTCGGCGCATCGGCCATCGCGGTACTGCTGCTGGCCGTCGGGGCGGTGGTGGGCGCCGCGTGGCAGTCCCGCGACAACGACAGGGCACCCACGATGAGTGCCGTCGACGTCGGTTTCGCCCAGGACATGTCCGTGCACCACGACCAGGCGATCCTGCTGGCCGGCACGGTCGCGGGGCTGCCCGGGGTGGGGCCGGAGATCACCGGACTGGCCACGCGGATCATCACCGCCCAGACCGCGGAGAACGCCACCCTGCGCGGCTGGCTGACCTGGTTCGGCAAACCGCTCACCGCCACGGACCCGATGAGCTGGATGTCGGTGACCGACGACGACCCCGGCTCCGGACACGGCCATCACGGCACCGTCACGCGCACCACCGTGCCGTCCGCGGCCGCTGACCAGGGTCCGGCGATGACCGGGATGGCGAGCACCGCCGACATCTCCCGTCTCGCCGACCTCACCGGCCGCGCCGCCGAGGTGTGGTTTCTGCAACTGATGATCCGGCACCACCAGGGCGGCCTGCAGATGGCCAAGGCCGCGCACAACAATGACGAGGTCTCACCGACCGTGAAGCGGACCGCCTACGAGATGATGACCGACCAGGGCCAGGAGATCTCACAGATGACCATGCTGCTGGAAGCTCGCGGAGCCCGGCCCCTGCCCGGGTGA
- a CDS encoding ATP-dependent Clp protease ATP-binding subunit, which yields MFERFTDRARRVVVLAQEEARMLNHNYIGTEHILLGLIHEGEGVAAKALESLGISLEGVRSQVEEIIGQGQQAPSGHIPFTPRAKKVLELSLREALQLGHNYIGTEHILLGLIREGEGVAAQVLVKLGADLNRVRQQVIQLLSGYQGKEPQEAGTGGRSSESGTPSTSLVLDQFGRNLTAAASEGKLDPVIGREKEIERVMQVLSRRTKNNPVLIGEPGVGKTAVVEGLAQAIVNGKVPETLKDKQLYTLDLGSLVAGSRYRGDFEERLKKVLKEINTRGDIILFIDELHTLVGAGAAEGAIDAASILKPKLARGELQTIGATTLDEYRKYIEKDAALERRFQPVQVGEPSVEHTIEILKGLRDRYEAHHRVSITDGALVAAATLADRYINDRFLPDKAIDLIDEAGARMRIRRMTAPPDLREFDERIADARKEKESAIDAQDFEKAASLRDKEKTLVAERSEREKQWRSGDMDVVAEVDDEQIAEVLGNWTGIPVFKLTEEETTRLLRMEDELHRRIIGQEDAVKAVSKAIRRTRAGLKDPKRPSGSFIFAGPSGVGKTELSKALANFLFGDDDALIQIDMGEFHDRFTASRLFGAPPGYVGYEEGGQLTEKVRRKPFSVVLFDEIEKAHSEIYNTLLQVLEDGRLTDGQGRTVDFKNTVLIFTSNLGTSDISKAVGLGFSKSDDSKSNYERMKLKVNDELKKHFRPEFLNRIDDVIVFHQLTQDEIIQMVDLMIARVETQLKNKDMALELTDRAKSLLAKRGFDPVLGARPLRRTIQREIEDQLSEKILFGELTAGQIVLVDVENWDGEGDGENAKFTFAGSEKPRAVPDAPVELTKAADDAS from the coding sequence ATGTTCGAACGGTTCACCGACCGCGCACGCCGGGTTGTGGTTCTGGCCCAAGAAGAGGCGCGGATGCTCAACCACAACTACATCGGCACCGAGCACATCCTCCTGGGTCTGATCCACGAGGGTGAGGGTGTCGCGGCCAAGGCGCTCGAATCTCTGGGAATCTCGCTGGAAGGCGTCCGCAGCCAGGTCGAGGAGATCATCGGCCAGGGGCAGCAGGCCCCGTCCGGTCACATCCCGTTCACGCCGCGCGCCAAGAAGGTGCTGGAGCTGTCGCTGCGCGAGGCGCTGCAGCTCGGCCACAATTACATCGGCACCGAGCACATCCTGCTCGGCCTCATCCGCGAGGGTGAGGGTGTGGCCGCCCAGGTGCTGGTCAAACTGGGCGCCGACCTCAACCGGGTCCGTCAGCAGGTCATCCAGCTGCTCTCGGGCTACCAGGGCAAGGAGCCGCAGGAGGCCGGCACCGGCGGGCGCAGCTCGGAGTCGGGCACGCCGTCGACGTCCCTGGTGCTCGACCAGTTCGGCCGCAATCTCACCGCCGCCGCATCCGAGGGCAAACTCGATCCGGTCATCGGGCGTGAAAAAGAGATCGAGCGCGTCATGCAGGTGCTCAGCCGCCGCACCAAGAACAACCCGGTGCTGATCGGCGAGCCGGGCGTCGGCAAGACGGCGGTGGTCGAGGGCCTGGCGCAGGCGATCGTCAACGGCAAGGTGCCCGAGACCCTCAAGGACAAGCAGCTCTACACCCTCGATCTCGGTTCGCTGGTCGCCGGCAGCCGCTACCGCGGCGACTTCGAGGAACGCCTGAAGAAGGTGCTCAAGGAGATCAACACCCGCGGCGACATCATCCTGTTCATCGACGAGCTGCACACGCTCGTCGGCGCGGGTGCCGCCGAGGGCGCGATCGACGCCGCCAGCATCCTCAAGCCGAAGCTGGCCCGCGGTGAGCTGCAGACCATCGGTGCCACCACCCTCGACGAGTACCGTAAGTACATCGAGAAGGACGCCGCCCTCGAGCGACGCTTCCAGCCCGTCCAGGTGGGCGAGCCGTCGGTGGAACACACCATCGAGATCCTCAAGGGTCTGCGCGACCGCTACGAGGCGCATCACCGTGTGTCCATCACCGACGGTGCGTTGGTGGCCGCGGCCACGCTGGCCGACCGCTACATCAACGATCGCTTCCTGCCGGACAAGGCGATCGACCTCATCGACGAGGCGGGCGCGCGCATGCGTATCCGCCGGATGACCGCACCGCCGGACCTGCGCGAGTTCGACGAGCGCATCGCCGACGCGCGCAAGGAGAAGGAATCGGCGATCGACGCCCAGGACTTCGAGAAGGCCGCAAGCCTGCGCGACAAGGAGAAGACCCTCGTCGCCGAGCGTTCCGAGCGCGAAAAGCAGTGGCGCAGTGGCGATATGGACGTCGTGGCCGAGGTTGACGACGAGCAGATCGCCGAGGTTCTCGGTAACTGGACCGGCATCCCCGTCTTCAAGCTCACGGAGGAGGAGACCACCCGTCTGCTCCGCATGGAGGACGAGCTGCACAGGCGGATCATCGGCCAGGAGGACGCGGTCAAGGCCGTCTCCAAGGCGATCCGCCGTACCCGCGCCGGACTGAAGGACCCCAAGCGTCCGTCGGGCTCGTTCATCTTCGCCGGCCCGTCCGGTGTGGGTAAGACCGAGCTGTCCAAGGCGCTGGCCAACTTCCTGTTCGGCGACGACGACGCGCTCATCCAGATCGACATGGGCGAGTTCCACGACCGGTTCACCGCCTCGCGCCTGTTCGGTGCGCCTCCCGGCTACGTCGGTTACGAAGAGGGCGGCCAGCTCACCGAGAAGGTGCGCCGCAAGCCGTTCTCGGTGGTGCTCTTCGACGAGATCGAGAAGGCCCACTCGGAGATCTACAACACACTGCTGCAGGTCCTGGAGGACGGTCGGCTCACCGACGGTCAGGGACGCACGGTCGACTTCAAGAACACCGTGCTGATCTTCACCTCCAACCTCGGCACCAGCGATATCTCCAAGGCCGTCGGTCTGGGCTTCAGCAAGAGCGACGACTCCAAGTCGAACTACGAGCGGATGAAGCTCAAGGTCAACGACGAGCTCAAGAAGCACTTCCGGCCCGAGTTCCTCAACCGGATCGATGACGTTATCGTCTTCCATCAGCTGACGCAGGACGAGATCATCCAGATGGTCGACCTGATGATCGCGCGGGTCGAGACGCAGCTGAAGAACAAGGACATGGCTCTCGAGCTCACCGACAGGGCCAAGTCTCTGCTGGCCAAGCGCGGATTCGATCCGGTACTCGGCGCCCGTCCGCTGCGTCGGACCATCCAGCGTGAGATCGAGGATCAGCTGTCGGAGAAGATACTCTTCGGTGAGCTGACCGCCGGACAGATCGTGCTGGTCGATGTGGAGAACTGGGACGGTGAGGGCGACGGTGAGAACGCGAAGTTCACTTTCGCCGGATCGGAGAAGCCGCGTGCGGTTCCGGACGCGCCCGTCGAACTGACCAAGGCGGCCGACGACGCGAGCTGA
- a CDS encoding M18 family aminopeptidase, protein MISTSASAAGLGEFIDASPSPFHVCATTADVLDAAGYTRLYEERNWPSAAGRHYVIRGGSIIAWASEATGDLVGSGGADTVAGFRIVGGHTDSPNLRLKQHPDRNDAGVGVVALEPYGGAWLNSWLDRDLGLSGRLAYRTEDGVAHRLVLVDEPVLRVPQLAIHLSEDRKGVSPDPQGDVNAIWHTADAEPDILAWVARRAGIEPGDLLGWDLMAHDVTPSRIIGAEQDLLSAPRLDNQGTCYAGLRALLDADAGVSAGFTRMLALFDHEEVGSGSERGAASDFLATICERIVLAEGGSRADYLQSMAASFCVSGDMAHATHPNYPDRHEPNHRIAINGGPVLKVNQNLRYASDSLGEAVFAVACADAGVPLQRYTHRADLPCGSTIGPITATRTGLRTVDVGAPQLAMHSSRELMGTHDVPMYSAALQAFYLSTTP, encoded by the coding sequence ATGATCTCCACCAGTGCGTCGGCGGCTGGTCTCGGTGAATTCATCGACGCCTCGCCGTCTCCGTTCCATGTGTGCGCCACCACCGCGGACGTTCTCGACGCCGCCGGCTACACCCGGCTGTACGAGGAGCGGAATTGGCCGTCGGCGGCCGGCCGGCACTACGTGATCCGGGGCGGATCGATTATCGCCTGGGCGAGCGAAGCGACGGGAGATCTCGTCGGGTCCGGCGGCGCCGATACCGTGGCCGGTTTCCGGATTGTCGGCGGGCACACCGATTCACCCAATCTACGGCTCAAGCAGCACCCGGACCGCAACGACGCCGGTGTCGGGGTGGTGGCGCTCGAACCATACGGCGGAGCCTGGCTCAACTCGTGGCTCGACCGCGACCTCGGCCTGTCCGGGCGGCTGGCCTACCGTACCGAGGACGGTGTGGCGCATCGGCTGGTGCTGGTCGACGAGCCGGTGTTGCGGGTGCCGCAACTGGCGATCCACCTGTCCGAGGACCGCAAGGGCGTGTCCCCCGACCCGCAGGGCGACGTCAACGCCATCTGGCACACCGCGGACGCCGAGCCCGACATTCTGGCCTGGGTGGCCCGGCGTGCCGGCATCGAACCGGGCGATCTGCTCGGCTGGGATCTGATGGCGCACGATGTCACCCCGTCGCGGATCATCGGTGCCGAGCAAGATCTGCTGAGCGCCCCGCGCCTGGACAACCAGGGCACCTGTTATGCGGGTCTGCGGGCGTTGCTCGACGCCGACGCCGGAGTGTCCGCCGGGTTTACCCGGATGCTCGCGCTCTTCGATCATGAGGAGGTGGGCAGCGGTTCCGAACGCGGTGCGGCCTCCGACTTCCTGGCAACGATCTGCGAACGAATCGTGTTGGCCGAGGGCGGATCTCGTGCCGACTACCTGCAGTCGATGGCGGCCAGTTTCTGTGTATCCGGCGACATGGCGCACGCCACCCACCCCAACTATCCCGACCGTCATGAGCCCAACCACCGCATCGCCATCAACGGCGGCCCGGTCCTCAAGGTGAACCAGAATCTGCGCTATGCCTCGGATTCCTTGGGGGAGGCGGTGTTCGCGGTCGCCTGCGCCGACGCCGGGGTGCCGCTACAGCGGTACACCCATCGTGCCGACCTGCCCTGCGGGTCGACGATCGGTCCCATCACCGCCACCCGTACCGGCCTGCGCACCGTCGACGTCGGCGCCCCCCAACTCGCGATGCACAGCTCCCGCGAACTCATGGGCACCCACGACGTCCCCATGTATTCCGCCGCCCTGCAAGCCTTCTACCTCTCCACCACTCCCTGA
- a CDS encoding acyltransferase, with product MEENASARTNTGVDTNKHHPHNPPSARPVPDPEPTGSSVDPDAAAPKPKRGGHLYQIDFVRLVTFAAVILDHVILGLMSATAVVAGGVGLLCRYTRYSFFALTGFVQTYQYRDRELKPVDYWRRRYKLIGLPFLVWSLFYWGYTRYRRGGIDALTDIFNSWSSIGTALKSITYDLITGHAFYHMYFMSVSMQIYLVFPAVLWVLKRTWGYHRYLLAISFAFHAWLIWRMMLPPLEFFQSGLPGKLWSHLTITLLPYQFFILAGCVAAMHLEAFQAFMIRWRVHLIAAGLVVVGITLWWYNTAYHEGRGNVMHGTEFDRMFRATNVFSIYNIAAFIAIIVILYCLGTIWQQRRTKGSLADTFMAKAADRSYGIYLAHALALAELMRFLREHPDGPLWPKIIITYIVTCALTVFVVEVLRRSPISLITTGRSTIDWREQNEVRSAAVAVGAIVLGIVLRYGFEMVVGQLITGTGLLLLVSAAVVGYKRRRAALEEGATV from the coding sequence ATGGAGGAAAACGCATCCGCCCGGACAAACACCGGTGTGGATACGAATAAGCATCATCCCCACAATCCCCCATCGGCCCGGCCGGTACCCGATCCGGAACCGACGGGCTCCTCCGTCGACCCGGACGCCGCCGCCCCCAAGCCGAAGCGGGGTGGTCATCTCTACCAGATCGACTTCGTCCGACTGGTCACCTTCGCCGCGGTCATCCTCGACCACGTCATCCTCGGCCTCATGTCGGCCACCGCGGTGGTCGCCGGCGGTGTCGGCCTACTGTGCCGGTACACGCGCTACTCGTTCTTCGCGCTCACCGGCTTCGTCCAGACCTACCAGTACCGCGACCGCGAGCTGAAGCCCGTCGACTACTGGCGCCGACGGTACAAGCTGATCGGTCTGCCGTTCCTCGTGTGGAGCCTGTTCTACTGGGGCTACACCCGCTACCGTCGCGGCGGTATCGACGCCCTCACCGACATCTTCAACAGCTGGTCCTCGATCGGTACCGCGCTCAAGAGCATCACCTACGACCTGATCACCGGCCACGCCTTCTACCACATGTACTTCATGTCGGTGAGCATGCAGATCTATCTGGTGTTCCCGGCGGTGCTGTGGGTTCTCAAACGTACCTGGGGCTACCACCGCTACCTGCTCGCGATCAGTTTCGCGTTCCACGCCTGGCTGATCTGGCGGATGATGCTGCCGCCGCTGGAATTCTTCCAGTCAGGCCTGCCCGGCAAGCTGTGGAGCCACCTCACCATCACCCTGCTGCCGTACCAGTTCTTCATCCTCGCCGGCTGTGTCGCCGCCATGCATCTGGAGGCGTTCCAGGCGTTCATGATCCGCTGGCGCGTCCACCTCATCGCCGCCGGTCTGGTGGTCGTGGGCATCACCCTGTGGTGGTACAACACCGCCTACCACGAGGGCCGCGGCAACGTCATGCACGGAACCGAGTTCGACCGCATGTTCCGCGCCACCAACGTGTTCTCGATCTACAACATCGCCGCGTTCATCGCGATCATCGTGATCCTGTACTGCCTGGGCACCATCTGGCAGCAGCGCCGAACCAAGGGCTCGCTGGCCGACACGTTCATGGCGAAAGCCGCCGACCGCTCGTACGGGATCTACCTCGCCCATGCGCTCGCGCTGGCCGAGCTGATGCGCTTCTTGCGCGAGCACCCGGACGGCCCGCTGTGGCCCAAGATCATCATCACCTACATCGTCACCTGCGCGCTGACGGTGTTCGTGGTGGAGGTACTGCGGCGCAGCCCGATCAGTCTCATCACCACAGGACGCAGCACCATCGACTGGCGTGAGCAGAACGAAGTGCGCTCGGCCGCGGTGGCCGTCGGCGCGATCGTGCTCGGCATCGTCCTGCGCTACGGCTTCGAGATGGTGGTCGGCCAGCTGATCACCGGAACCGGTCTGCTGTTGCTGGTCTCCGCCGCCGTCGTCGGCTACAAGCGCCGGCGTGCGGCACTCGAAGAGGGTGCGACGGTCTGA
- a CDS encoding SGNH/GDSL hydrolase family protein: protein MLRPFRNQIRATAVAATALATAAVVTTGVVIAEKSTPEVKAVSNAQETPRVYVALGSSYAAGPGPRSLDIGPCLRTKNNYPNQVAETLGLKLIDATCSGATTRNILDVPQRAFGGRPQIDEVPADADVITITTGGNDLGYVSRLILNGCGNVLPEFLKRTPIRSCRLGKDPFPEPGKAAYLEVERSMVAVVEAVRMRAPGAKILLVDYPPVVEAGKPACSRLPLRPAQVAQTVRVFNGLAQATSRAAETTGVTLVEASRAGAAHTVCSSSPWLTGFTPPVPYHPSEAGKKGVAELVVDELRPSRAQRASSRTPGA, encoded by the coding sequence GTGCTGCGTCCGTTCCGCAATCAGATCCGTGCCACCGCGGTGGCGGCGACGGCCCTCGCGACCGCCGCGGTCGTCACGACCGGAGTGGTGATCGCGGAGAAGAGCACACCCGAGGTCAAGGCGGTGTCCAACGCCCAGGAGACCCCTCGTGTGTACGTCGCGCTCGGCAGTTCGTACGCCGCCGGACCGGGACCGCGCAGCCTCGATATCGGGCCGTGTCTGCGGACCAAGAACAATTATCCCAACCAGGTCGCCGAGACGCTCGGTCTGAAGCTGATCGATGCGACCTGCTCGGGGGCCACCACTCGCAACATCCTCGATGTGCCGCAGCGTGCGTTCGGTGGCCGTCCGCAGATCGACGAGGTGCCCGCCGACGCCGACGTCATCACCATCACCACGGGTGGCAACGATCTGGGCTATGTGAGCAGGCTGATTCTGAACGGCTGCGGCAACGTACTGCCGGAGTTCCTCAAGCGGACGCCGATCCGCAGCTGCCGGCTGGGTAAGGATCCGTTCCCCGAGCCCGGTAAGGCGGCCTACCTGGAGGTGGAGCGGTCGATGGTGGCGGTGGTCGAGGCGGTCCGGATGCGCGCACCAGGCGCCAAGATTCTGCTGGTGGATTACCCGCCGGTCGTCGAGGCGGGTAAACCGGCCTGTTCCCGGCTGCCGTTGCGGCCTGCTCAGGTGGCGCAGACCGTCCGCGTTTTCAACGGGCTGGCCCAGGCCACCTCGCGCGCCGCGGAGACCACCGGCGTCACGCTGGTGGAGGCGTCCCGTGCGGGCGCCGCACACACGGTGTGCTCGTCGTCGCCCTGGTTGACCGGGTTTACGCCGCCGGTGCCGTACCACCCGTCGGAGGCCGGTAAGAAGGGGGTGGCCGAGTTGGTCGTCGACGAACTGCGCCCGAGTCGGGCACAGCGCGCCAGTTCGCGCACTCCGGGCGCCTGA
- the purS gene encoding phosphoribosylformylglycinamidine synthase subunit PurS, which yields MARVVVDVMPKAEILDPQGQAIVGALGRLGVAGIADVRQGKRFELEVDDSVDDATLERIAEELLTNTVIENFSVSRVS from the coding sequence ATGGCGCGAGTGGTGGTCGATGTGATGCCCAAGGCCGAAATTCTCGATCCGCAGGGCCAGGCGATCGTCGGGGCGCTCGGTCGTCTCGGTGTCGCCGGGATCGCGGACGTGCGGCAGGGCAAGCGGTTCGAGCTGGAGGTCGACGACTCGGTCGACGACGCCACGCTCGAGCGGATCGCCGAAGAACTGCTGACCAATACGGTCATCGAAAATTTCAGCGTCTCGCGGGTGAGCTGA
- a CDS encoding lytic transglycosylase domain-containing protein translates to MGKHSKPSNHAKWMVTAMVPVAGGLVATAAGADAHTTGIKMLVDAATPSPDKSDRNGSDQGTPDRGTPDRGAQDRGTAATTGKHRTPEAAPAPDLVGVTPARQVAGPAFIPPAQSSAAVSTPSAVATGEIPVINYKAYKTAADTMARTTPGCGIPWTIIGGIGRVESHHANMGDASADGTLKNAIYGPRLDGSLAGNQVITDTDGGALDGDAAYDRAVGPMQFLPSTWRLYAADGNGDGKADPQNLYDAALTTARYLCAEGINMRTDDGQTRAILRYNQSYQYVADVRGYARNY, encoded by the coding sequence GTGGGCAAACACTCCAAGCCGAGCAACCACGCGAAGTGGATGGTGACCGCCATGGTGCCGGTGGCGGGCGGCCTGGTGGCCACCGCCGCGGGAGCGGACGCGCACACCACCGGCATAAAGATGCTCGTCGACGCAGCCACTCCCAGCCCCGACAAGTCTGATCGGAACGGATCAGATCAGGGCACACCGGATCGGGGCACACCGGATCGGGGCGCACAGGATCGGGGCACTGCCGCAACGACCGGCAAGCACCGGACGCCGGAGGCGGCACCCGCGCCGGATCTGGTCGGCGTCACCCCCGCCCGCCAGGTCGCAGGGCCCGCTTTCATCCCGCCGGCCCAGTCCTCCGCGGCTGTGTCGACGCCGTCCGCCGTCGCCACCGGCGAGATTCCCGTCATCAATTACAAGGCGTACAAGACGGCGGCCGACACCATGGCTCGCACCACGCCCGGCTGCGGCATCCCGTGGACCATCATCGGCGGCATCGGCCGCGTCGAGTCGCACCACGCCAACATGGGTGACGCATCGGCGGACGGCACGCTGAAGAACGCGATCTACGGTCCACGACTGGACGGCTCCCTCGCCGGCAACCAGGTGATCACCGACACCGACGGCGGTGCCCTCGACGGCGACGCGGCGTACGACCGCGCTGTCGGCCCGATGCAGTTCCTGCCGTCGACGTGGAGGCTGTACGCCGCCGACGGCAACGGTGACGGCAAGGCCGACCCGCAGAACCTGTACGACGCCGCGCTGACCACCGCCAGGTACCTGTGCGCCGAAGGCATCAACATGCGCACCGACGACGGTCAGACCCGGGCGATCCTGCGCTACAACCAGTCGTATCAGTACGTCGCCGACGTCCGCGGCTACGCCCGCAACTACTGA
- a CDS encoding glutathione peroxidase: protein MANIKEIPVHALDGSDLDLSTFAGPLLVVNVASKCGLTPQYTALEKLAETYGGRGLTVVGVPCNQFAGQEPGSAEEIATFCSVTYGVSFPLLEKVDVNGDDRHPLYAELTRTPDAAGEAGDIQWNFEKFLVGADGGVVGRFRPRTEPDAPEVIEAIEAALA, encoded by the coding sequence ATGGCCAATATCAAAGAGATCCCCGTACACGCCCTCGACGGTTCCGATCTGGACCTGAGCACCTTCGCCGGGCCGCTGCTGGTGGTGAACGTCGCCAGCAAGTGCGGGCTCACCCCGCAGTACACCGCGCTGGAGAAGCTCGCCGAGACCTACGGCGGCCGTGGTCTCACCGTGGTGGGTGTGCCGTGTAACCAGTTCGCCGGACAGGAACCGGGCTCGGCCGAGGAGATCGCCACCTTCTGCTCGGTCACCTACGGCGTCAGCTTCCCGCTCCTGGAAAAGGTCGACGTCAACGGTGACGACCGGCACCCGCTGTACGCCGAACTCACCCGGACCCCCGACGCCGCCGGCGAGGCCGGTGACATCCAGTGGAACTTCGAGAAGTTCCTCGTCGGCGCGGACGGCGGTGTGGTGGGCCGCTTCCGGCCACGCACCGAACCCGATGCACCCGAGGTGATCGAGGCCATCGAGGCCGCACTCGCCTGA
- a CDS encoding MarR family winged helix-turn-helix transcriptional regulator: protein MPSPTRIATEPGHAPASHPGESATCAALTEFLHRFMAVAKTNATDFLAESELTLSQLKVLFALGSSDGPMSVNELADRIHLSLAATGRIIDKLVGVTLVNRREDTVDRRVKRISLTDSGQEFIDSERAVMDDTITRFVSTLPADIGEQLRAALDRIVRADTDYFAACSHSPRTAAHPV, encoded by the coding sequence GTGCCTTCACCAACCCGTATCGCCACAGAACCCGGCCACGCGCCGGCGTCTCATCCGGGCGAGTCGGCGACGTGTGCGGCATTGACCGAGTTCCTGCACAGATTCATGGCCGTCGCCAAGACCAACGCGACGGACTTTCTGGCCGAGTCCGAGCTGACACTGTCCCAGCTGAAGGTGTTGTTCGCCCTCGGCAGCAGTGACGGCCCGATGTCGGTCAACGAACTCGCCGATCGGATCCACCTGTCCCTGGCGGCCACCGGACGCATCATCGACAAGCTCGTCGGTGTCACGCTGGTGAACCGTCGCGAGGACACGGTCGACCGGCGGGTCAAACGAATCTCGCTGACCGACTCCGGGCAGGAGTTCATCGATTCCGAACGCGCCGTCATGGACGACACCATCACACGCTTCGTGAGCACCCTGCCCGCGGACATCGGCGAACAACTTCGGGCGGCGCTCGACCGGATCGTCCGCGCCGACACCGACTACTTCGCCGCCTGCAGCCACTCGCCGCGCACCGCCGCGCACCCCGTCTGA